The uncultured Desulfobulbus sp. genome window below encodes:
- the metG gene encoding methionine--tRNA ligase has protein sequence MPTYVTTPIYYVNAMPHLGHAYTTIVTDTYSRFRRFCGDDVRFQTGTDEHGEKIAEAANKAGETPREYVDRISATFRETWPVLTVQPDNIIRTTDSDHIKTVQDILQRVYDQGDIYFSEYSGHYCKGCERFLTEKELVDGKCPDHQVEPQEIAEQNYFFRMSKYQDWLIDHIKANPEFITPERYRNEVLSFLSEPLEDLCISRPTSRLTWGIPLPFDANFVTYVWFDALINYLTGIGYPDGADFDKYWAAAEHVIAKDILKPHAIYWPTMIRALELEPYKRLHVHGYWNVDSTKMSKSIGNVIRPKELVETYGVDTVRYFVLRDMSFGLDSSFSSDAILARHNADLANDLGNLFSRSLTMIAKYAEGKIPEREHSSMLTPEDRELMSALSAMFVQYEENMNSFHFHKALRAVWEVISLLNRYIVGNAPWELAKNPRQADRLQTVLYFLAESLWKIALVLGPIMPTTAQKMAVALGMESRFANATLDQIKEWGDIPVGTTIDKVSQLFPRVDQKKDEQPKQQPITKSKKNKKTAEEPLPEGLISFDQFKAIDLRVAEIVAAEKVAKSDRLLKLNVKAPEERTIVAGIAEYYAPDELVGKKVIVVANLKPAKLMGIPSQGMVLAAKEEMADGTTRLVVSTVAGEIKPGSKVA, from the coding sequence ATGCCAACATACGTCACTACCCCCATATATTACGTTAACGCTATGCCCCACCTGGGACATGCCTACACCACAATTGTTACTGACACTTACAGCCGTTTTCGCCGTTTCTGCGGCGATGATGTCCGCTTTCAGACCGGTACCGATGAGCATGGTGAAAAGATAGCCGAAGCCGCAAACAAAGCAGGAGAGACACCGCGGGAGTATGTTGACCGCATTTCTGCAACCTTTCGTGAGACCTGGCCGGTGCTCACGGTGCAGCCAGATAACATTATCCGCACCACAGACAGTGACCATATCAAGACCGTGCAGGATATTCTCCAGCGGGTCTACGACCAGGGTGACATCTATTTCAGTGAGTACTCCGGCCATTATTGCAAGGGCTGTGAGCGTTTTCTCACCGAAAAAGAGTTGGTTGACGGCAAATGTCCCGATCACCAGGTCGAACCTCAGGAAATTGCCGAACAGAACTATTTTTTCCGCATGTCCAAGTACCAGGATTGGCTCATTGACCACATCAAGGCCAATCCGGAGTTCATTACTCCGGAACGCTATCGAAATGAGGTGCTTTCTTTCTTGAGCGAGCCACTGGAGGACTTATGTATTTCCAGGCCGACCTCTCGCCTGACTTGGGGCATCCCCCTACCCTTTGATGCAAACTTCGTCACCTATGTCTGGTTTGACGCCCTGATTAACTATCTCACCGGCATTGGTTACCCAGACGGAGCAGATTTTGACAAATACTGGGCGGCGGCAGAACATGTGATTGCCAAAGACATTCTCAAACCCCATGCAATCTACTGGCCGACCATGATCCGAGCCTTAGAGCTCGAGCCGTATAAACGGCTCCATGTGCACGGCTACTGGAATGTAGATTCCACCAAAATGTCAAAATCTATTGGCAATGTCATTCGCCCCAAAGAGCTGGTCGAGACCTACGGCGTGGACACGGTCCGCTATTTTGTCCTGCGCGACATGAGCTTTGGGCTCGACTCATCGTTTTCAAGCGATGCTATCCTCGCTCGCCACAATGCCGACCTGGCCAATGACCTGGGTAATCTCTTTTCCCGATCGCTGACCATGATCGCCAAATACGCCGAGGGTAAAATTCCCGAACGAGAGCATTCCTCCATGCTCACTCCCGAAGACCGAGAGTTGATGAGTGCGCTTTCTGCCATGTTTGTTCAGTACGAGGAAAATATGAACAGCTTTCACTTTCACAAGGCTTTGCGGGCCGTGTGGGAGGTCATCAGCCTGTTAAATCGCTATATTGTAGGGAATGCTCCCTGGGAGCTGGCAAAGAATCCACGCCAGGCCGATCGCCTGCAGACCGTCCTCTACTTTTTAGCGGAATCCCTGTGGAAGATCGCATTGGTCCTTGGCCCGATTATGCCGACAACTGCTCAGAAAATGGCTGTTGCCTTAGGCATGGAATCACGTTTTGCCAATGCTACCCTGGATCAGATCAAAGAGTGGGGAGATATTCCTGTGGGCACAACCATAGACAAGGTTTCCCAGCTCTTTCCCCGCGTTGATCAAAAAAAGGACGAACAGCCTAAGCAACAGCCGATCACCAAGAGCAAGAAAAACAAAAAGACAGCTGAAGAACCTTTGCCCGAGGGATTGATCAGCTTTGATCAGTTTAAGGCTATTGATTTGCGGGTGGCCGAGATCGTTGCTGCAGAAAAGGTCGCAAAATCTGATAGACTCCTTAAGTTAAACGTCAAGGCACCTGAAGAACGAACCATCGTTGCCGGGATTGCTGAGTATTATGCGCCCGATGAACTGGTGGGTAAAAAGGTGATTGTGGTTGCCAACTTGAAGCCTGCCAAACTCATGGGAATTCCCTCGCAGGGGATGGTACTGGCCGCCAAGGAAGAGATGGCCGATGGAACCACTCGCCTGGTGGTGAGTACGGTGGCGGGGGAGATCAAACCAGGCAGCAAAGTGGCCTGA
- the ricT gene encoding regulatory iron-sulfur-containing complex subunit RicT has protein sequence MSDETDAQQAEPTLPGEQESTEGISQDFFKIRFRHEGQEFTAGTVEPDLGRGDIVLVRTDHGMEPATIINRTAKSEDPSVERPVSYRIQRRANEEELQQYEQLPAQEQEAFNICRSHIDRLQLPMNLVRVERFFNRSKIIFYFTAESRVDFRELVKALVQEFRTRVEMRQIGVRHETQMTGGLGACGRELCCTSFLTKFDSVSIKMAKAQDLPLNPAKISGLCNRLLCCLTYEYDNYRVMKKGMPRVGRHILFEGKTYYVTRQMPLLGKIAATCQGEERILDEEEWRAADPVPKSPPRKPPVKKGHGKTQKADSDDNDTSS, from the coding sequence ATGAGCGACGAAACAGACGCACAACAAGCCGAGCCCACTCTTCCGGGTGAACAGGAGAGTACAGAAGGTATCTCCCAGGATTTTTTCAAAATCCGCTTTCGGCACGAGGGACAAGAATTTACCGCAGGCACTGTAGAGCCGGATCTCGGCCGCGGAGATATCGTCTTAGTCCGTACAGATCATGGCATGGAACCCGCGACTATTATCAACCGGACCGCCAAATCAGAAGACCCGAGTGTAGAGCGGCCTGTCAGCTACCGCATTCAGCGCAGGGCCAATGAAGAAGAGCTGCAGCAGTATGAACAACTCCCCGCCCAAGAGCAGGAGGCGTTTAACATCTGTCGCTCGCATATCGATCGGCTCCAACTGCCGATGAATCTGGTTCGGGTGGAACGCTTCTTCAACCGCTCGAAAATCATCTTTTACTTTACAGCGGAAAGCCGGGTCGACTTTCGAGAACTGGTCAAAGCTCTGGTCCAGGAATTCCGTACCCGCGTGGAAATGCGCCAGATAGGCGTACGCCATGAAACGCAGATGACCGGAGGGCTGGGGGCCTGCGGGCGCGAGCTCTGCTGCACCTCCTTTCTCACCAAGTTTGACTCTGTCTCCATCAAGATGGCCAAGGCCCAGGATCTACCCCTAAATCCCGCCAAAATATCCGGTCTTTGTAATCGGCTGCTTTGCTGCCTGACCTATGAATACGACAACTATCGGGTCATGAAAAAAGGCATGCCCAGGGTTGGACGCCATATTCTTTTTGAAGGAAAGACCTATTATGTAACCCGCCAGATGCCTCTACTGGGTAAGATTGCGGCAACCTGCCAGGGCGAAGAACGTATCTTGGATGAGGAAGAATGGCGAGCCGCCGACCCCGTCCCCAAAAGCCCGCCGCGCAAGCCCCCTGTCAAAAAAGGGCATGGGAAAACGCAGAAAGCAGACAGCGACGATAACGACACTTCAAGCTGA
- the rfbC gene encoding dTDP-4-dehydrorhamnose 3,5-epimerase, with protein MKATPLAIAEVVLLEPKVFGDDRGFFFESFNQHLFNAAIGREVVFVQDNHSRSAQYVLRGLHYQIEQTQGKLVRVVQGEVFDVAVDIRKSSPSFGQWVGAHLSAENKHQLWVPEGFAHGFVVLSETAEFLYKTTDYYAPEHERAIVWSDPTLAIDWSLPQAPVLSAKDKIAPLLQEAELFS; from the coding sequence ATGAAAGCCACCCCACTTGCCATTGCTGAAGTCGTTCTTCTCGAACCAAAGGTCTTTGGGGATGACCGAGGCTTTTTCTTTGAAAGCTTCAACCAACACCTATTCAATGCCGCTATCGGACGTGAGGTCGTGTTTGTTCAGGATAATCACTCCCGCTCAGCACAGTACGTCCTGCGTGGTCTGCACTATCAAATTGAACAGACACAGGGCAAACTCGTACGCGTAGTGCAGGGAGAAGTTTTCGATGTCGCGGTTGATATACGCAAATCCTCTCCCAGCTTTGGCCAGTGGGTTGGTGCGCATTTAAGCGCTGAAAACAAGCATCAACTCTGGGTACCGGAGGGCTTTGCCCACGGTTTTGTCGTGCTGAGTGAGACGGCTGAATTTCTTTATAAAACGACAGATTACTACGCACCGGAACACGAACGGGCAATTGTCTGGAGTGACCCAACCCTGGCGATTGATTGGTCATTACCCCAGGCGCCGGTTCTTTCAGCCAAAGACAAAATCGCTCCTCTCTTGCAAGAGGCCGAGCTCTTTAGTTGA
- the rfbD gene encoding dTDP-4-dehydrorhamnose reductase, which translates to MKILLTGKNGQLGFELQRALAPLGQIVAVGSQECNLAQPDAIRALVREVQPDLIINPAAYTAVDKAESEPELAQAVNAQAPAILGEEAQRRNAWIIHFSTDYVFDGSSSRPYIEDDPTGPLGVYGRSKRDGELALQHVCAQHLIFRTSWVVGAHGNNFAKTMLRLGAERDSLSIVADQFGAPTSAALLADVAAQIVGRAQREEVSTLPFGLYHLTASGVTTWHGLASFVLDIARKQGLQLKVDPEKILAITTAEYPLPAKRPANSQLNTELFRKTFGLELPPWQEGMHHILQQIL; encoded by the coding sequence ATGAAAATTCTCCTTACTGGCAAAAACGGACAACTGGGATTTGAACTGCAGCGGGCACTGGCTCCTCTAGGACAGATAGTTGCGGTTGGCAGCCAGGAGTGCAACCTCGCCCAGCCTGATGCAATCCGCGCACTCGTCAGGGAGGTACAACCGGACCTGATCATTAACCCCGCCGCCTATACCGCAGTCGACAAGGCAGAAAGCGAACCTGAGCTTGCCCAGGCAGTCAACGCACAGGCACCAGCCATTCTTGGCGAAGAAGCTCAACGACGAAACGCCTGGATAATTCACTTCTCTACCGATTATGTCTTTGATGGGAGCAGTTCCCGCCCATATATCGAAGATGATCCCACGGGACCACTGGGGGTATACGGTAGAAGTAAACGTGATGGAGAGCTAGCTTTGCAACACGTCTGTGCCCAGCACCTTATCTTTCGCACCAGCTGGGTGGTTGGTGCCCATGGCAACAATTTCGCAAAAACAATGCTCCGCCTGGGGGCAGAGCGTGACTCTTTAAGCATTGTCGCCGACCAGTTCGGTGCACCGACCTCAGCGGCCTTACTTGCCGATGTCGCAGCCCAGATCGTTGGTCGAGCCCAACGTGAAGAAGTGAGTACCCTTCCTTTTGGGCTCTATCACCTGACAGCGTCCGGCGTCACCACCTGGCATGGTTTGGCAAGCTTTGTTCTTGATATCGCACGTAAACAGGGGCTCCAGCTCAAAGTTGATCCGGAGAAGATCCTGGCAATAACCACAGCCGAGTACCCCCTGCCGGCAAAACGCCCGGCAAACTCTCAATTAAATACCGAACTCTTTCGCAAGACATTTGGACTTGAACTCCCTCCCTGGCAGGAGGGGATGCACCATATTCTTCAACAAATTCTCTAA
- the rfbB gene encoding dTDP-glucose 4,6-dehydratase codes for MSILVTGGAGFIGSNFVLDWLEQSDEPVINLDKLTYAGNLENLVSLDKDPRHIFVQGDICDNELIDQLLQQHRPRAIVHFAAESHVDRSIHGPAAFMRTNIDGTFTLLEAARTYWSGLDENSKNQFRFHHVSTDEVYGSLLPDDAPFTETNLYQPNSPYSASKAASDHLVRAWHHTYGLPVTTSNCSNNYGPYQFPEKLIPLIIANALAGKPLPIYGDGRQIRDWLYVADHCTAIRRVLEAGQVGEIYNIGGWNEMANIEIVQLVIDLLDTLRPDPAGSYSRLITYVTDRLGHDRRYAIDARKIEQELGWRPAETFATGIEKTVHWYLDNQEWVQGITSGEYRKWIEQQYGESA; via the coding sequence ATGTCTATTCTTGTTACCGGCGGTGCTGGTTTCATTGGCAGTAACTTTGTGCTCGACTGGCTGGAACAATCCGATGAGCCGGTCATTAATCTTGATAAACTCACCTATGCCGGGAACCTGGAAAATCTTGTCTCCCTGGATAAAGATCCTCGACACATCTTTGTTCAAGGTGATATCTGCGACAACGAGCTCATAGACCAACTCCTTCAGCAGCACAGGCCCCGAGCCATTGTCCATTTTGCCGCAGAAAGCCATGTGGATCGCTCCATCCATGGCCCAGCAGCTTTCATGCGGACCAACATCGACGGCACATTTACCCTGCTTGAGGCAGCACGAACGTATTGGTCAGGGCTTGATGAAAACAGCAAAAATCAATTCCGCTTTCATCATGTCAGTACCGATGAGGTCTATGGCTCTCTTCTCCCCGACGACGCGCCCTTCACAGAGACCAACCTCTATCAGCCCAACAGCCCCTACTCCGCCAGCAAGGCCGCGAGCGATCATCTGGTACGGGCCTGGCACCATACCTATGGCTTACCCGTCACCACCAGTAACTGTTCCAACAATTACGGCCCCTACCAATTTCCTGAAAAACTGATCCCCTTGATTATAGCCAACGCCCTGGCTGGAAAACCTTTGCCAATTTATGGAGATGGGCGTCAAATTCGTGATTGGCTCTACGTAGCAGATCATTGCACTGCCATTCGACGAGTACTTGAGGCGGGACAGGTTGGCGAAATCTACAATATCGGTGGCTGGAACGAGATGGCCAATATCGAGATTGTCCAGCTGGTTATCGATTTACTGGATACACTACGCCCAGATCCTGCTGGTAGCTATTCCCGTTTGATTACCTATGTGACCGACCGCCTTGGCCATGATCGTCGCTACGCCATTGACGCCCGCAAGATCGAACAGGAGCTGGGCTGGCGACCGGCAGAGACCTTTGCCACCGGCATAGAAAAAACCGTGCACTGGTACCTGGACAACCAGGAATGGGTTCAAGGCATTACCAGCGGCGAATACCGAAAATGGATAGAACAACAGTATGGTGAATCCGCATGA
- the htpX gene encoding zinc metalloprotease HtpX, whose amino-acid sequence MNTMKTFMLMAALTALFMVAGQAMGGQQGMMIALLLALGLNFFAYWNSDKMALSMNRAREVSVHEAPDLHALVANLAGRAGLPKPKVYVVDDPTPNAFATGRDPEHAAVAVTTGIMQVLDRYELEGVIAHELGHIKNRDILIGSIAAVMAGAISYLASMAQWAMLFGGMRGDDEEGGSNPLVMIVTMIVAPIAATLIQMAISRSREYLADATGAEICGHPKSLASALNKLANYNAQRPMDVNPASAQMYIVNPLSGGSIASLFSTHPPMDERVRRLLSM is encoded by the coding sequence ATGAATACGATGAAAACCTTTATGCTCATGGCAGCTTTGACCGCACTTTTCATGGTTGCAGGCCAAGCCATGGGGGGGCAACAGGGAATGATGATTGCGCTGTTGCTGGCATTGGGGTTGAATTTTTTCGCCTACTGGAACTCAGATAAAATGGCCTTGTCCATGAATAGGGCTCGAGAAGTGTCCGTACACGAGGCTCCGGATCTGCACGCCTTGGTCGCCAACCTGGCAGGCCGTGCTGGCTTGCCAAAACCGAAAGTGTATGTTGTGGATGACCCTACACCCAATGCCTTTGCAACTGGTCGCGATCCTGAGCATGCGGCAGTCGCGGTGACTACCGGTATTATGCAAGTACTTGATCGTTACGAGCTGGAAGGGGTAATCGCCCATGAACTTGGACATATAAAAAATAGAGATATCCTCATCGGCTCAATAGCTGCAGTTATGGCCGGTGCAATTTCCTATCTTGCCAGTATGGCTCAATGGGCCATGCTTTTTGGGGGAATGCGCGGTGATGATGAAGAGGGAGGGAGTAACCCCCTGGTGATGATAGTGACCATGATCGTGGCTCCCATCGCTGCCACCCTGATTCAAATGGCCATATCACGAAGCCGTGAGTATTTAGCGGATGCAACAGGAGCTGAAATTTGTGGGCATCCCAAATCTTTAGCTAGTGCCCTCAATAAACTGGCCAATTACAATGCCCAGCGGCCAATGGATGTGAACCCGGCTTCGGCGCAGATGTACATTGTCAATCCGCTTTCTGGTGGTTCCATTGCATCCTTGTTTTCCACCCATCCACCCATGGATGAGCGGGTTCGGCGTTTGTTGTCGATGTGA
- a CDS encoding triose-phosphate isomerase family protein, with the protein MKKIILANWKANLSPQRAETWCETFAQLYRPQDTVEIVLAIPPLMLERIAQKVASLQGVSLAAQGISAYPQGSYTGSTPATWVRGLARYTLLGHTERRRYFHETVQDVARQVAECLSEELLPIVCVDQKLLNQQAAALSAEELEHTLWAYTPETPATFEMARNVSDIAAILPQIRQKTDNRPILYGGGVTTENGAALWRVDGLSGIMLGKACLDAKSFATLVNAL; encoded by the coding sequence GTGAAAAAAATAATACTGGCGAACTGGAAAGCGAATCTCTCCCCCCAACGGGCTGAAACCTGGTGCGAAACCTTTGCCCAACTCTACCGACCACAGGATACGGTGGAAATCGTTCTCGCTATCCCCCCACTCATGCTCGAGCGGATTGCCCAGAAAGTTGCCTCTCTGCAAGGCGTTTCGCTTGCCGCCCAGGGAATTTCAGCCTATCCTCAGGGGAGTTACACCGGCTCCACCCCAGCCACCTGGGTACGGGGCCTTGCCCGCTACACTCTTTTAGGCCATACAGAACGACGACGCTATTTTCACGAAACAGTCCAGGACGTGGCCCGTCAGGTTGCCGAGTGCCTGAGTGAAGAGCTGCTCCCTATTGTCTGCGTTGATCAAAAGCTGCTCAACCAACAGGCAGCGGCGCTCTCGGCAGAAGAGTTGGAGCATACCCTCTGGGCCTACACCCCTGAGACCCCGGCCACCTTTGAGATGGCCCGCAATGTATCTGATATTGCGGCGATACTGCCCCAAATAAGGCAAAAAACAGATAACCGCCCTATACTCTATGGCGGTGGCGTCACCACGGAGAATGGGGCTGCGCTATGGCGCGTGGATGGTTTGAGCGGGATCATGCTCGGAAAAGCCTGCCTGGATGCAAAGAGCTTTGCGACGCTGGTAAATGCTTTATGA
- the holB gene encoding DNA polymerase III subunit delta', with the protein MSLLNIQGQHKAITLLSRAITSGRLAHAYLFAGPDGVGKTTAARALAAVLLCRKPDSLEPCGSCPSCIKFASGNHPDLLEIKPDGAAIKIDQIRKMKKALTFSPFESEQRVVLIEDVHTMRREAGNSLLKILEEPPPDNILILIGATSSGLLDTITSRCQVIPFSPLPLDAAASLISMHRPELSPEDCTTLAALSDGCPGQALALETEGTLPLYTTLLRSLLSPPTSRARRVEQALSLAMTLAEAKESLDPLLMLLRIFLKDAMAARTNSRALSFSPEVLQARERWNLERLSAKMSAIDLAEQALARNCNRGLTCEVLLLDLFDLNS; encoded by the coding sequence GTGTCTCTTCTAAACATTCAAGGCCAGCACAAAGCAATCACTCTGCTTTCCAGGGCAATCACCAGCGGCCGACTTGCTCATGCCTACCTCTTTGCCGGCCCTGACGGGGTCGGCAAAACCACGGCCGCCCGCGCCTTGGCAGCCGTTTTGCTCTGCCGAAAACCTGACAGCCTTGAGCCATGCGGGAGCTGCCCCAGCTGCATCAAATTTGCCTCAGGTAATCATCCAGATCTGCTGGAGATCAAACCCGATGGTGCCGCTATCAAAATCGATCAGATTCGGAAGATGAAAAAGGCGCTCACCTTTTCTCCCTTTGAAAGTGAGCAACGCGTCGTCCTGATCGAGGATGTGCACACCATGCGACGGGAAGCGGGCAACAGCCTCTTAAAAATTTTAGAAGAACCGCCTCCCGATAATATACTCATCCTCATCGGTGCAACCTCAAGCGGATTGCTTGATACCATTACCTCCCGCTGCCAGGTAATCCCCTTCTCCCCCCTGCCCCTTGATGCAGCGGCCAGCCTTATCAGTATGCACCGTCCGGAACTGTCCCCGGAAGACTGCACCACTCTTGCGGCCCTGTCGGATGGGTGCCCAGGTCAGGCATTGGCACTGGAAACGGAAGGAACGTTACCGCTCTACACCACGCTGCTCAGATCCCTGCTCTCTCCGCCTACCAGCCGAGCCAGGCGCGTGGAGCAAGCGCTCAGCCTTGCCATGACACTGGCCGAGGCCAAAGAGAGCTTGGATCCTCTTTTGATGCTCCTGCGTATTTTTCTCAAAGATGCCATGGCAGCCCGCACAAACAGCAGGGCTCTGTCCTTTTCTCCTGAGGTGCTCCAAGCAAGAGAACGCTGGAATTTGGAGCGTCTATCTGCTAAGATGTCCGCTATTGATCTGGCAGAACAAGCACTTGCCAGAAACTGTAATCGAGGCCTGACCTGCGAAGTGCTGTTATTGGATCTTTTTGACCTGAATTCGTGA
- a CDS encoding DUF167 domain-containing protein, translating into MGLPCLSQLADGTIALRLHVQPRASSNGIAGLQGDLLKLRLTTPPVDGKANKAVIAFLAKLLKLPKSAVTLKSGHQSRNKTVIIEGVELKKLEAALEEQMT; encoded by the coding sequence ATGGGCCTTCCCTGCCTAAGCCAACTTGCAGATGGCACCATAGCCTTACGCCTTCATGTACAACCGCGTGCCTCATCAAACGGAATTGCAGGCCTGCAGGGCGATCTCCTCAAACTGCGCCTGACCACACCGCCGGTTGATGGCAAGGCAAACAAGGCAGTCATTGCCTTTTTGGCCAAACTGCTCAAACTACCGAAGTCCGCCGTCACTTTGAAAAGTGGACATCAAAGTCGCAACAAGACGGTGATTATTGAAGGGGTAGAACTGAAAAAACTTGAGGCCGCTCTCGAAGAACAGATGACGTAA
- a CDS encoding 3'-5' exoribonuclease YhaM family protein has product MSVPSKSLFINQLVAGQQLQEVFLVSRKSVAETKAGKPYLALGLMDRSGEIEARVWDNADQFADAAAEGNFIQVQATAKPFREQMQLTINTLQQVDEAMVDLADYMPASPRPLTEMAKELELILASISDQPLQHLMQTIFSGETREKFQRAPAAKKMHHAYIGGLIEHTLSIVGMACKAAEHYPLINRDMLVCGALLHDLAKIEEFDFTRPPFGYTDKGRLVGHLVLGVELVRQAAPQVPQIASEQVDQLIHMVLSHHGQYAYGSPVLPMTPEAILLNQLDDMDAKMNYLQGLQAKMQGADWQWSEYQRHLERFLYLQGTDENSENDPGAHSPFRPTDLHPKGEGEHGSNNKKKNLIDHRQQSLF; this is encoded by the coding sequence CAGCAGCTGCAGGAAGTTTTTCTGGTTTCCAGGAAATCGGTCGCAGAAACCAAGGCCGGCAAACCGTACCTGGCTCTTGGCCTCATGGATCGTAGCGGGGAGATAGAAGCCCGGGTTTGGGATAATGCCGATCAGTTCGCAGATGCTGCGGCAGAGGGGAACTTCATCCAGGTCCAGGCTACGGCCAAACCATTTCGTGAGCAGATGCAGCTTACCATCAACACGCTCCAGCAGGTTGATGAAGCCATGGTGGATCTTGCAGACTACATGCCCGCAAGCCCTCGCCCCCTCACAGAGATGGCCAAAGAGCTGGAGCTGATTCTTGCAAGCATCAGCGATCAACCATTACAACACCTGATGCAGACTATTTTTTCTGGGGAAACCCGGGAAAAATTCCAGAGGGCTCCGGCAGCCAAAAAAATGCACCATGCCTATATCGGGGGCTTAATCGAACATACCCTCTCCATTGTTGGCATGGCCTGTAAGGCGGCAGAACACTATCCACTGATCAACCGCGATATGCTGGTCTGCGGTGCCCTGTTGCATGATCTGGCCAAAATCGAAGAGTTTGACTTTACTCGCCCTCCTTTTGGTTACACAGATAAAGGGCGATTGGTTGGCCATCTGGTCCTCGGGGTCGAACTGGTTCGGCAAGCGGCCCCCCAGGTTCCGCAAATTGCAAGCGAACAGGTTGACCAGCTGATTCACATGGTACTCAGCCACCATGGGCAGTACGCCTATGGCTCCCCTGTTCTCCCTATGACACCGGAGGCCATCCTGCTCAACCAGCTGGACGACATGGATGCCAAAATGAATTACCTGCAGGGGCTCCAGGCAAAAATGCAGGGAGCTGACTGGCAATGGTCAGAGTACCAGCGCCACCTGGAACGCTTTCTTTACCTGCAAGGGACAGACGAAAACAGTGAGAACGATCCTGGTGCACACTCTCCCTTTCGCCCCACCGACCTTCATCCCAAAGGTGAAGGAGAACACGGCAGCAACAACAAGAAGAAGAACCTGATTGACCACCGCCAACAGTCCCTCTTTTAA
- a CDS encoding YggT family protein, whose product MFMLGNFLLAIAKLLNVVLSAYIWIVIARAVLSWVNPDPYNPIVRFLHQVTDPVLMRIRRYVPIMGGLDLSPMILILAIVFLQSFLVPTLTQLAMQLQ is encoded by the coding sequence ATGTTTATGCTTGGTAACTTTCTGTTGGCTATTGCCAAACTCCTCAATGTCGTCCTCAGCGCCTACATCTGGATTGTGATTGCCCGCGCAGTTCTCTCCTGGGTCAATCCGGATCCCTACAACCCTATTGTCCGCTTCCTCCACCAGGTGACTGACCCGGTACTGATGCGCATTCGCCGCTATGTGCCCATCATGGGTGGGCTGGATCTCAGCCCCATGATCCTGATTCTGGCAATTGTATTTTTACAGAGCTTCCTCGTGCCCACACTCACTCAGCTGGCTATGCAACTCCAGTAA
- the rfbA gene encoding glucose-1-phosphate thymidylyltransferase RfbA — MQKRKGIILAGGSGTRLYPVTQAISKQLLPVYDKPMVYYPLSTLMLAGIQEILLISTPEDTPRFQALLGDGQQWGLSITYAVQPNPGGLAQAYLIGESFLNGAPSALVLGDNVFYGHDFHRLLQHAQNQERGATVFVYHVQDPERYGVAEFDNEGTVISLEEKPKQPKSNYAVTGLYFYDGQATELAKSLAPSPRGELEITDLNRCYLERGELQVEIMGRGYAWLDTGTHASLLDAGQFIATLEQRQGLKVACPEEIAYRQGWISASELEQLAQPLRKSGYGEYLLRILERKVF; from the coding sequence ATGCAGAAACGAAAAGGTATTATCCTCGCCGGAGGTTCAGGGACTCGGCTTTACCCGGTCACGCAGGCAATTTCCAAACAACTGTTGCCGGTGTATGACAAACCCATGGTCTATTATCCGCTCTCAACGCTCATGCTGGCGGGTATCCAAGAGATCCTCCTCATTTCCACCCCCGAGGATACGCCCCGATTTCAAGCCCTGCTTGGCGATGGTCAACAATGGGGTCTTTCGATCACCTACGCAGTCCAGCCCAATCCTGGTGGCTTGGCCCAGGCGTATCTCATCGGCGAATCTTTCCTCAATGGCGCCCCTTCGGCGTTAGTTTTGGGTGACAACGTCTTTTATGGCCATGATTTTCATCGACTGCTCCAGCACGCTCAGAATCAGGAGCGAGGGGCAACAGTCTTCGTCTACCATGTTCAGGATCCTGAGCGGTATGGCGTTGCAGAATTCGACAATGAGGGAACTGTCATCTCCCTGGAAGAGAAACCAAAGCAGCCCAAATCAAATTATGCGGTCACTGGCCTCTATTTTTACGATGGACAAGCGACGGAGCTAGCCAAATCGCTCGCCCCTTCCCCGCGAGGAGAACTGGAAATAACCGATCTCAATCGCTGCTACCTTGAGCGGGGAGAGCTCCAGGTAGAAATTATGGGCCGTGGCTATGCCTGGCTTGATACCGGGACCCATGCATCACTGCTTGATGCCGGACAGTTCATAGCCACTCTGGAACAACGTCAGGGACTTAAAGTTGCCTGCCCGGAAGAAATCGCCTACCGCCAAGGATGGATCAGTGCATCCGAGCTAGAGCAACTTGCTCAACCCTTACGTAAAAGTGGGTATGGTGAATATCTCTTACGAATTTTGGAACGAAAGGTATTTTAA